GCAAAAGCACAGACCTGTTCTGGAAAGCGTGTGAGGGTTTTATAAATGCAGTTTATGTCACCAATGGCTCACCAAGGAGCACTTTTTGCTGCCTGCCAGACCAAGCAGCTGGGGGACACCGCAGCTCAGTGGCATCTCCAGGCTGCCCCAGATGCTGGAGCTGCATCAACTGTGTCCAGCTCCGCTTGTCCCAGTCCCTGGGGCCCACGGGAGCGAGCAAATTGGGGAACACACCTGGCCAAGTGGACAACCTGACCCTGGGCAGCCGCGAGTGTCAAAAGGCAAGTAACACTTTTGAGCCAAGCTGAGGCTTTTCCCAGCCCCGGCACACCTCGGGCTGCGCAGTGGGGAAAGCAGCTGGCCAcacagccagccagggcagcttcCCCTGTTGCAGTGACCCCAGCAGCGGGTGCTTCGGCAGGACGGGGGTCTGACCCAGCACTGATGCCTGGGGGTCAGGGCCCCCTCCCACCCACAGAAGCCGGTTCAGAGCCCCCTGCAGCCGTGCCCCCTCCTCCACCCACAGCGCAGGCccgctgccccagcacagcccacaaCGCATTTCCTCCatcacctcctcttcctcatccctgcacagccccctccccagccccggtATCCTTGCCCAGCCCAGCGATCCTCTCTGCGACAAGAGCCGCAGCCCGCCGTCCCCGCTGCCAGCCgccccccagcacagcccccacaTCACCCCCGCGGCCCCTCACACCCCCAGAGAGCCCCGCAGCATCCCCCTCCCTCCTCGCCATCCAGCCCCCCACCCACGCTCCCCTCTCCATCCGCTCTCCCTCCGCCGCCTGCCTCTCCCACGCCTGAATCCCCCGATgccccccaccctccccactGCCCCTCTCCCGCGCAAACCCCGCCGGTGCCCCCGGTGCCGTGCCCCGCTCACCGCCGGTGCCgcgcccgctccgctccgccgcgGTCCCACCCGGGCTTTTTATCCGCCCTCCGAGGCAAAACAGGCGCGCCCGCTGATTGGCCGCCGCCTCGGCCAATGGCCGCGCGCGCCGCTGCCGCTGGGGCACGTGCCGGTTCGcgcccccccccctcccctcacGGGACCCCTCACGGGACCCCCCCCACATCCCCACGGGATCCCCCCGGGATCTTCCCCCGGGATCCCCCCACGGGAACCCCGGGATCTCCTCCCGGGACCTCCCGGTATCTTCCCCTGGGATCCCACGGTACCCCCCGCTCTCTCCCACCGTTACCCCCCGACATCTTCTCCCGGTAACCTCCGATATCTACTCCCCGGTATCCCCCAGATACCTCCCACCCCCAGGTATCCCTTGATGTTTTTCTCCTCCGGGACTCGCCGCGATTCCCGCGGTACGCCTCGATatcccccgggacccctcccgGTCTGCAGGTACCCCCAGtaccctcacacacacacacacaccggGCTCGCCGCCTTCCAGGGAAAAGCCACCAAACCGGGATCGGCGGCGGGAGGTGATGCGGCTCCCCCGCCCGGGCACAGCGGGAACGCCCCGCGTCGTTCGCTGCCGCTCTCCGCCGGTCTCCGCCGGCcccgggcggcagcggcgggagcCGCACACCGCGCTCACCGCGGAGCGGCTGCTGAGAGCGAGCACAGCCCGGCCGTGCCGGGAACGGCACCCGCGGCATTGCTCCTCTGCTGTGGGTACGGGCACCGGATCCGTCCTGCGAAGTCTGCCTGTCCTGCTCAAGGAGAGAGACCTGAGAAGCTGCTCCACCCCATTAAAAGGGTATTTTGGGAACAGGCATCCAACGCAGCCCGGGGCTGACCACCCTCACggcacagctggacaggggcAATGAGCCCTTGAGACACCCCAGCTCattcacagagtcacagaaaggtttgggttggaaggaacctaaaagatcatctcattccaccccctagcatgggcagggacaccttccaccagatcaggttgctccaagccccatccaacctggccttgggcagtTCCAGGGTGGGGctgccacagcttctttgggcaacctgtgccagggcctcacagacaagaatttcttcacaaaatcccatctaaccctgccctctgtcagccattcccccttgtcctgtcactccatcccttgtccaaagtccctctccagctctcttggatcccctttaggcactggaagggctATGAAGTTTCCCTGcactcttctccaggctgaacacctccagctctctcagcctgtccatagcagagctgctccagcctctgaTCATCATTGTGGCTTCCTCTGGCCTTGCTCCCTGTCCTTTTTATGTTGGAATCCTCACAGCTGGACACAATACTCCAGGCGTGTCTTAGGTAAGCAAAGTAAAGGGGGACAATCCCCTCACTAAACCTGTTGATCACACTGCTGGGAATACAGCCCAGTTTCATGAAATAAAGTAATATCATTACAAGCCACCTTCACATCTGACTTCACCACAACtctgccttctttttcttctgtaaaattatttttcacagcaTTCCTCTGAGGTATTTCTAGACCTTCCATAAATCCATCCCTCATTAGGGAGGTCCTGGGTCAGAGGACGTGGCCATAAATCCCTAGAATCTTTATAGGGGATATTTCCTCAGCCAAAGGAGATGAAAACAGCATTTGTGGCAGACAAACACcccagaggaagcagagggCCCCAGACAGACGGACGTGTCCCCACCACTCCATCCCCGTGGTGGGTGGGAAGAGGAAACTCCTCAGCCTTGGCTGTGGGAGAAGGATCAAACGTTTCAACAGCTGGAAAGTGGATTTAAGccaatgcaaacaaacaaacaaaaattccaaAGAAAACAAGGCAGCCTGGATCGGTGCCAGGTGTTTAACAGAGGTAGAAGAAGGCTGAGGCAGCACGAGACCCAGGAGACCTCAGCACCCAGACCTGGCTGCTGTGTCCAAGAAACACAAACTGTGACAGGGAGGAGCATGAGGAGGGTTCGGAGGCTCTTGGGGGTCACGGGAACCCTTCACCACAGCAAGAGTAGGGGGGGCTCAGTTTTCCTGTCCTAGAAGGAGAAAAGCTATCAGGTGATCCACGGCCAGCTATAAATACCCCAGGGACTGAGTAAACAgcatggggagaaaaaaaaaaataaagtgaagcTGAAGAACAGCACTGACACAGAGACATGTTTTTAGAAACTGGCCAGGAATGAGTTTAGCTGGGAGGGAAGTgacagctcctgccctggcacagccactggGCTAAATGATGTGGTACTCTTCAAAGGCTTGGGCAGTTTGGGAAAGGAGATGACAAAGCTGACAGCACGACAAGGACAGACCACCATGGGACAGACCCCAGGAAGAGCTCCAGCCTCTgttcctgccccagcagagcacacagatgCCTCTCTGCTTACAGACAGCACTTGCACGTGGATCCCTTCCCACTGCCTGCTTCCaaacactgcagcagctttggaaaGTCAGACTCCCTCCGCCCtcacctgccagctctgccttgcagacCTCCCACATCCAGAGCTAACCCCCCAGCACAGCCGAGGGAAGCATCCCCAGCAAGCAGACACCAGCGCAGCCACGCTGCAGCAGCGTGCATGGGGAGCCACACGCTGGAAATCTGCAGCTCATTTCCCTTTCACTGCCCAGACACAGCCAAGATGCTTCATCTTCAAGCAGGAGAAACATCCTGGCTCCATGGACATGGAAGgttctcccagcagcagcattttctcaAACCAGGCGCTGGTTTGAGGCTGTCAGGTTGCTGTCAGCTATTTACATGCTGCACCCAGAGTGAACTGGCTCACGTGATGTTCACTTctggcacagcactgctcagctcaCAGGCTCAAAATATCCATCccattagggaaaaaaaatggcttcTTATAAATCAAATGTGGGACTGTCCCAGCCACTGTCATAAAACGGtgtcaaaacaaaagcaagccCGTGCAGaacaggctgctgctccagtccTGCCAGGATGAGCAGCTTTATTTGGATACCAGAATATTTGGTGTTATAATCACAGCAGCAGATGATTCCACTGCAGGAAAGGGTGCTTCGTGCTGGCTGCAAAACTTCAGCCACGTCAGACTGTGGGGATTTGGTGCCTTGTGCTGTGGAGAAGCACCCATGggaagcaaaagggaaaaagcaaaacccactgtgttttctgaaacaccccaaatcctgaaccccaGCTGAGCATGCCAGAGGAGAAGGATTCAtgaggagctctgcagcagaggggcTCTGGACACTCAAACCTGCACTCCAGGCttgggctctgcacagggctcAGCTCAGTGAGGGAGAATTCAGAATTCAACAGAGCcagaaaatctaaaaaaacctcccaaaccaTAATCCTAAGGCTGCTGACAGTTTCCACACTCTGGAGAATATTCCTGGTAGTATCTTTGACTCAAAGGGTGACTGGGAAACCCATCTCCTGAAGggcatttaattttcattccaaGGCTTTCACACCATGcgaaataacagaaaaaatacacaaaacccTTCTACTACTTTAGATACATCTAAAACCAGATTACTCTGCAAATCCTCTTTGGCATCTCAGTTGCCTTCACAGCAGGAATGAGGCGTGGGAGGTGGCAGGAGCTTAGGGCGCCCCtggaaatctcattttccagGCAACTTCCATCCTTATCAGCACGGCGCCAGGTGCACAGGTGGATGGTCACTGCCCAGCTGCCACGTTTGCACAACTGCAGCTTGGAACTGTGTGGAGTTTAAAAGGCTGTCACTACACCCTGTGTCCTGCCACAAGCTTCTCCACATGGAAGCAAAGGCAGCCAGGGCCTGCCACAGAAGCCAGAGCCACACAGATAAACTCCTGCAGACCCAGATACCCTTTGAGATAAGCagctaaaattaattttctctgaagCTGCTTGTGACAGCCCATCATCTctcctcagcccagctccacTAAATAATCCCCTTCAGTGAAAAACACCTTTCCAGAAAGAGGCTCCGAGCTGCATCACTGGAATTGGGACAGGGAAAGGTGAAAACCGATGGGGTGAGACTGGATTTTGTGCACGCATTTCCCAGCTGAGCACTCAGCAGCCCGGCATTGGGTATGTCCCTAGTGGTGACAGGGACTTGAGGGTGCCACCACAGCATCCAGAGCATCGCTGTACCCAGGGGCTGTGCTGACACAAGTGGGGCTGGTATGGCAAGAAGGAGCAGGAAACAGCCTTCAAGCACCACAACCCCACAGGCTGTCCCCGCTGTGGCCCCAGCgaggctccagagcagagggggtCACCAGGAAGGCTCGATGCTTCTCCAGTTCACAGCTCGGAGCCGGCCCTCGGCTCCCCCAGGCTGAGGTTGGAGGAGCCCGGTGGCTCCCGCGGCCCCAGCCCGGGCGGTGGTGGCTCAGGTGGCCGGAGGGGTGGCCGGCAGCTCTTTGCCGGGGCCGGAGGGCGAATCAGCACCGCTGCCGGCCACGTTCTCGTATTTCGGCTCTTCCTCCGCGGCAGCGTGTCCCTTCCTTTCGAGGCTGCCAACTAACTCCGGGCTTTTGCCCTTCTCTGTGGCACCTACGGTTTCGCTGGCCCCGTCCTGGGCACCGGTGTTTTTTGACGAGAGAGATGCAAGGAGGAGGGACAGTCTCTTCGCAGCGGGATGCTGCTGCTTGCCAGGGGCTGACTCGGCAGGAACCCCCGGCACACTCTCCCTCTGCTTGCAGCTGTTCTCCGAGTCCCTGCGCTGCGCCAGGGCCCGGCGAGGAGGTTTCTGGATGGCCTCCATGCTCCTCCTCACCTTGGGCTCTTCCTTCGCAGCCCACTTGCCCCTCTGCAAGCTGCCCAGACgcttcagcacagcctggacCGGTCCCTCGCCAGTCCCCTCCGCCTTGGGGTCCTGCCCCGCCGTTCCCACCATCATGTAGATGGTGGTGACATTGGGTTCCTTCCCCTTCGCCTCCCAGCTGCCGGATTTCGCAGCCGCTTCCAGCGCCTCCACTCTCTGGGCCACATGCCTGGTGCTGGACACCACCCTGCGGCGTCCCCCCGGGGTGGCCCGTGGCGATGGCCGGTGGCTTTCGTCCCCCTTGCCGAGGGGCTCGGGGTTCTCGTAGCAATCGCTGGCGGGGCGCTCGCTGGGGGGCTCGGCCGCCGCATCCCCCGGCGGTGGGGTCAGCCTGGAGGGGCCCCACGGAGCCTTGGGCTTccggctggggctgggggtctCGGCCGCCCCGAATTTTGTCCCTTCGGCGAAGGACACAGAGGGTCGCTTGGCCTTGGCGATGCTGGAGGTGCGGGGGATGGCGAAGGGCTGCGAGACATCCTCGGAGTCGAAGGCGGACGGGTCCGGGAGCGCCTGGCCAGGGGGGGATGCCccatcctgcagctcagccccgCCCAGCAGCGGGATGCCTGTGGGACAAGGTGACACGTGTTACGGCTGCCGCAGCTGCCACCCTGCCCGGGGACAtaactggggacactgggacaggagCTGATGCAACAGGATTGTCCCTGGCATAGTTTCCCAGGGAGGAGGTTGTGAAATGGGGTTGCCCCACTGGGCACGTCCCATCGTCCCATCGCACACAGccaaacacagccctgcagacaggaaaacaaggacaaggaaataaacacagtctgtgccaagcacagctccctgggacTGCCAGGATTGACCCCAGAGGTgatcagagaggaggaggaggagcagcagccatgggCGTCACCTTCTCTGGGAGGGACGGAGTACTCGGGTCCCTCGTTGTCGGTTTcgaaggaggagaaggagctgtcTGAAACCCACGCAGACGATGGTGGCTCAATGAAGCTGGGGTTGTAGGGGATTTCCATGTCGTGATGGGAAACTGGGGAGGAGAAGACACCCAGCTGAACTTGAGCACCCCAGGGTGCTCGGGGAAGAGGGGCTTCAGGCTTCCCCCCAGGCAGAGAGTGCAAAGAGTGCAGCGCTTCTGGAAGTGCTGTCAGCAGCTCTCATTTGCTCACCTGTGACTTTGGGAAGTTTCGAGGTCCCCAGGTTAAAACAGGGCATGAGAGCACTGAGGTTGGCCAGCACCCCCTGCACGTGGTGCTTCATCCTGGCCACCACATCATCGTCCGGCACAGCcgccctgcagagcagagatggaCATCAAGGGACACGGGAGATGGGGTTCTGTGTCAAAGgttgaaaaatgtaaaaaaataccTGTCTCTGGCATCTGCTGAGCCggcaccacagcagcagcaggcgacacagagcagcagcagcaggagagggacaaGGATGGCGGCTGCAAGGGCTCCGTGGTCCTTCAAACCTGTGTGAGGAGATGGGCTGAGTCTGGCATGTCCTGTGGCTGTGACGCCTATAGAACAGCCCTGCACggagagagcaggagctgacaACTCCTGGTGGGGccaggaggcaccaggatgcatcccagccccccagcaccttccccagTGAGGATGTGACCGTCCCTTGCCCAGTGCCAAGGAGTAAATGTGAGGATAATCTTACTCAGCACACAGTCACCCTGCACAGGGTCGCAGGTTCCCCGGGAGCACTGGCAGGGTGAGGAACAATTCACTCCAAAATACCCCTCGGGACAGGTGTCGTTGCAGctggaagagagaggaaaggagggaaatgcCCCCAGAGAGAGCgaggctccagcccagccccactcccagcaTTATCCCAGCATTATCCCAGCATTTTCCTGCCATTACCTGTCTCCCCAGTAGCCTGCCTGGCAGATGCAAACTCCTGTCACGGGATCACAGCTCCCCGAAACACACTCGGGGCAGAGGAACTGGCAGCCATCACCAAAGGTGCCCACGGGGCAGGAGTTGTTGCAGCTGCCAAAACAGAGCAAAGCCATCAGTGACTGcaccccagagcagggacacccccagggaccAGTGGCCTCACCCTGGGCATACCTGGGCCCCGTCCAGCCGGGGTCACAGCGCAGGCAGGACCCGGTCTGGGGGTCGCAGGGCTCCCCGTGCTGGCAGCGGGGACACGGCTGGAGGCAGCCGTCCCCATGGAAtccaggagcacagggatcCTTGCAGAGGGTCCCGTTCCAGCCGGGCTGGCAGGCCAGGCAGAAACCATCCACgggtgagcagggctggctgcgcttgcagctcccacagctgtgtGGGCAGAGAGGCACTGAGGTCACAATGCCCACCCTTGTACCCCTAAAAAGCACGTTTCACCCCACAAAATCATTGAGCATCATTTTGGACCAAGGGGAAATACACAGTAGTGCCTAATGCTCTGTGGTAATAAGAGGAGAGGAGGGCAGCAGAATATTCACagtaatcacagaatattcacagtaatcacagaatattctgaattggGGGGTTCTGCCTTATCACCATGGGGAGCGGGATAAACGAGGACCAGATTTTAGGGTGACACTTTCTGCTGGCATTAGCGAGGTGTTTCTTTTGGGGCAATGCTGATGCTGCATCCAACCTGGGATGCTCAAACCCAGCACGggtctccctgcccagccaaaGGGACAGACACAGGCGCAGAGCCTTCCCCCTCGATCTGACTGCAGCCCGCTGGatccccctgctcccccatCTCACCTGTGCACGCACTGAGACCCGTATTTCCCTGCCGGACAGGGGTCccggcagctcctgccctggtAGCCGGGCTCGCAGGTGCAGTGGCCGGTGACAGGACTGCAGGAGCCGTGCCCGCAGTCGCAGCGCCGCTGGCACGCCGGTCCCCAGTAGCCAGCCAGGCACTCGCACTTGCCCGTCTCCTGCGCGCAGGGCGAGACGTTGCAGGAGCACTTGAAGCTGCACCTCCTGCCCCACCAGCCCGGCAGGCAGCGGCACAGCCCGGTCAGGGGGTCGCAGTGGGAGGTGGAGGGGTTGCACTGGCATTGCTTCCTGCAGTTGGGTGCCCACCAGCCCGGCTCGCAGTGGCAGGCGCCGGTCAGGGGGTCGCAGCGGCCGTGGGGGCCGCACTGGCAGGGGAACTGGCAGAGCCCTCCCCAGTGGCTGGGGTCGCAGGTGCAGTGGCCGCTCACGGGGTCGCAGCGCCCGTTGGGGTGGCACGGGCAGCTCTGCTTGCAGTCGTGGCCCCAGTACTGCTCGGGGCAGCCTGCGAGGGGAAAGGACACGGGCAGGATGCGGAGAAGCCCGGCAGCCCCCCGAGCACCCAGCTGGCTTTAAGGGGGGGATGGCTGGGGCTGAGCGCGGGGGAGGCACTCACGGGAGCTGCAGTCTGCTCCGAAGAAGCCGGGTTTGCAGCGGCACAGCCCGGGTTTCAGGCACACCTCGCCCTCTCTGCAGGCGTCCTCCCCCTCGCACACGGCTGTCGTGGCAGGAAAGGCACTCAGCACTCTCTGACCGGGGCTCACACCCCACCTGCCAGCCACCCACCTCCCGCCGGGacagcattcccagggaaaCCACCATCCCGCTTCCCGCTCCATCCCTCCGGCTCAGCAGCTGGGGGTCCCCGCGGGGCGAGACCCCACTGACACCGCTCaaggagagctgcagggctTCCCCCAACACTCAGAGGGATCCGCCCGGATG
Above is a genomic segment from Vidua chalybeata isolate OUT-0048 chromosome 20, bVidCha1 merged haplotype, whole genome shotgun sequence containing:
- the SCARF1 gene encoding scavenger receptor class F member 1; the protein is MESARPILCLQLWLWVQSSAQELDPEGRNVCRFPAGPACCPGWRQDGRACTVAVCEGEDACREGEVCLKPGLCRCKPGFFGADCSSRCPEQYWGHDCKQSCPCHPNGRCDPVSGHCTCDPSHWGGLCQFPCQCGPHGRCDPLTGACHCEPGWWAPNCRKQCQCNPSTSHCDPLTGLCRCLPGWWGRRCSFKCSCNVSPCAQETGKCECLAGYWGPACQRRCDCGHGSCSPVTGHCTCEPGYQGRSCRDPCPAGKYGSQCVHSCGSCKRSQPCSPVDGFCLACQPGWNGTLCKDPCAPGFHGDGCLQPCPRCQHGEPCDPQTGSCLRCDPGWTGPSCNNSCPVGTFGDGCQFLCPECVSGSCDPVTGVCICQAGYWGDSCNDTCPEGYFGVNCSSPCQCSRGTCDPVQGDCVLSLKDHGALAAAILVPLLLLLLCVACCCCGAGSADARDRAAVPDDDVVARMKHHVQGVLANLSALMPCFNLGTSKLPKVTVSHHDMEIPYNPSFIEPPSSAWVSDSSFSSFETDNEGPEYSVPPREGIPLLGGAELQDGASPPGQALPDPSAFDSEDVSQPFAIPRTSSIAKAKRPSVSFAEGTKFGAAETPSPSRKPKAPWGPSRLTPPPGDAAAEPPSERPASDCYENPEPLGKGDESHRPSPRATPGGRRRVVSSTRHVAQRVEALEAAAKSGSWEAKGKEPNVTTIYMMVGTAGQDPKAEGTGEGPVQAVLKRLGSLQRGKWAAKEEPKVRRSMEAIQKPPRRALAQRRDSENSCKQRESVPGVPAESAPGKQQHPAAKRLSLLLASLSSKNTGAQDGASETVGATEKGKSPELVGSLERKGHAAAEEEPKYENVAGSGADSPSGPGKELPATPPAT